One window of Nymphaea colorata isolate Beijing-Zhang1983 chromosome 1, ASM883128v2, whole genome shotgun sequence genomic DNA carries:
- the LOC116246004 gene encoding probable galacturonosyltransferase 6: MHWQQRLKRPRVIIVSLLAVSVLAPILFLSHRINYFSNFSVRKELAEEFSNIRFTTDSHRLNAIQQEGVNDVKEPKRLIYKDENNSNRFPDRGLSAHGSNHHDKDLQENLPAKTGKQNQTTWQPGARRGQTPISRQPTDERVRLMKDQLIRAKAYMSFAPPTSNSHLVKELRLRIRQVERVVDTATKDSDLPRSAMKRMRAMDAALLKAAAVYHDCPSMATRLRAMAFNSEEQVRAHTKQTSYLIKLASGTLPKGFHCLSMQLTTNYFTLHEHQQKLPNRQKLLQHDLYHFAVFSDNVLACGVVVNSTISTSMNPEKIVFHVVTDAMNYPAMMMWFLVNPPGKATIEILNIDELKWLPTGAHTLLQQLEKDYSSSSISRNRNPKYASPLNHLRFFLPELFPALHKIILLDHDVVVQRDLSRLWRLNMHGKVIGVVETCGDSESPRHLDTLLNFSDPLVASSFNSNTCLWAFGMNIFDLREWRRQNLTAVYHKWQELSKRRHLWKLGSLPVGLVTFYNLTTVLNHRWHVLGLGYDSSKSREEIERAAVIHYDGNMKPWLDIGIPKFKGYWSKFLNYDQPYLQQCNIHE; encoded by the exons ATGCATTGGCAGCAGAGGCTTAAGCGGCCGAGGGTGATCATCGTCTCATTGCTAGCCGTCTCTGTTCTGGCTCCTATATTGTTCTTGTCTCACAGAATCAACTATTTCTCGAATTTTTCGG TGCGCAAGGAATTGGCTGAAGAGTTCAGCAATATC AGATTCACGACTGATTCACATAGGCTGAATGCGATCCAACAG GAAGGGGTCAACGATGTGAAGGAGCCTAAACGACTCATTTACAAGGACGAGAACAATTCAAATCGTTTTCCAGATAGAGGATTAAGTG CTCATGGGAGTAATCATCACGATAAAGACCTTCAAGAAAATCTGCCAGCGAAGACTGGAAAACAG AACCAGACGACCTGGCAACCTGGAGCTAGAAGGGGACAAACCCCCATTTCGAGGCAACCAACTGATGAGAGAGTGAGATTGATGAAGGACCAACTTATCAGAGCCAAGGCCTACATGAGCTTTGCCCCGCCAACTAGTAACTCTCATTTAGTTAAAGAATTAAGGCTGCGAATACGACAGGTTGAACGAGTGGTTGATACGGCTACCAAAGATTCAGATCTGCCAAGGAG TGCAATGAAGCGCATGAGAGCCATGGATGCTGCTTTATTAAAAGCTGCTGCTGTTTATCATGACTGCCCTTCTATGGCAACTAGGCTCCGTGCTATGGCATTTAACAGTGAAGAACAAGTCCGTGCACATACGAAGCAGACGTCATATCTTATAAAGCTTGCATCTGGCACTCTTCCTAAAGGGTTTCACTGCTTGTCAATGCAGCTGACAACTAACTACTTCACATTGCACGAACATCAACAGAAGCTTCCCAACCGACAAAAACTTTTGCAACATGATCTTTATCACTTTGCTGTATTCTCAGACAATGTTCTTGCATGTGGAGTGGTTGTGAATTCCACGATCTCCACTTCAATG AATCCTGAAAAAATAGTCTTCCACGTGGTAACTGATGCCATGAACTACCCAGCCATGATGATGTGGTTCCTTGTAAATCCTCCAGGCAAGGCGactattgaaattttgaatattgATGAACTCAAATGGCTCCCGACAGGAGCTCACACCCTCTTGCAACAGCTGGAAAAAGACTACTCTAGCTCCTCCATTTCCAGGAACAGGAACCCAAAATATGCATCTCCACTTAACCACCTTCGTTTTTTCTTGCCAGAATTATTTCCAGCATTGCACAAGATCATTCTTCTTGACCATGATGTGGTAGTGCAGAGAGACTTGAGCAGGCTATGGCGCCTTAACATGCATGGGAAAGTTATTGGAGTTGTGGAGACATGTGGTGACAGTGAATCACCACGCCACCTGGACACACTCCTCAATTTCTCTGACCCACTGGTGGCAAGTTCATTCAACAGTAACACATGCTTGTGGGCGTTTGGAATGAACATCTTCGACCTGAGGGAATGGAGGCGCCAGAACTTGACAGCAGTGTATCACAAATGGCAAGAATTG AGCAAAAGAAGGCATTTATGGAAGCTGGGGAGCTTGCCCGTGGGACTAGTCACCTTCTATAACTTGACGACAGTGCTAAACCATAGATGGCATGTGCTCGGCCTTGGCTATGATTCAAGCAAGAGCAGAGAAGAGATTGAACGGGCTGCTGTGATTCATTATGATGGGAACATGAAACCATGGCTTGACATTGGCATTCCCAAGTTTAAAGGGTATTGGTCCAAATTTCTTAATTATGACCAACCCTATCTACAACAGTGCAACATCCATGAATAG
- the LOC116258246 gene encoding magnesium transporter MRS2-I, giving the protein MDRVGDSGGGSGERNGREASLVVADSQGGLKKKAAASRSWIVMDCTGEGTILDVDKYAIMHRVQIHARDLRILDPLLSYPSTILGRERAIVLNLEHIKAIITSEEVLLRDPMDDNVIPVVEELRRRLPPGNIVQPNGEGKEHVNGQHDMDAGEEDEPPFEFRALEVALEGICSFLDARTTELETAAYPALDELTSKISSRNLDRVRKLKSAMTRLTGRVQKVRDELEQLLDDDDDMADLYLTRKSAGATSPISGSGAPNWFPASPTIASKISRASRVSAATVHGNENDIEELEMLLEAYFMQIDGTLNRLTTLREYIDDTEDYINIQLDNHRNQLIQLELFLSSGTVCLSVYSLVAGIFGMNIPYTWNDDHGYMFKWVVILSGVGCLLLFSLIVSYARYKGLVGS; this is encoded by the exons ATGGACCGGGTTGGCGACTCGGGCGGTGGCTCCGGGGAGAGGAATGGGAGGGAGGCGTCGCTCGTGGTCGCTGATTCGCAGGGCGGACTCAAGAAGAAGGCAGCGGCGTCTCGGAGCTGGATCGTGATGGACTGCACGGGCGAGGGCACGATCCTTGATGTCGACAAGTACGCCATAATGCACCGCGTGCAAATTCATGCCCGGGACCTACGGATCCTCGATCCCTTGCTGTCATACCCGTCAACAATCCTCGGTCGCGAGCGGGCAATCGTCCTCAATCTCGAG caTATCAAGGCTATTATTACTTCAGAAGAG GTTTTGCTTAGAGATCCCATGGATGACAATGTTATTCCCGTAGTTGAGGAGCTCCGAAGGAGGCTGCCCCCAGGGAATATAGTCCAACCAAATGGGGAGGGGAAAGAGCACGTGAACGGGCAACATGACATGGATGCTGGTGAAGAAGATG AACCTCCATTTGAATTCCGAGCTTTAGAGGTTGCACTAGAAGGTATCTGCAGCTTCCTTGATGCACGCACAACAGAACTGGAAACTGCTGCTTACCCTGCCTTAGATGAGCTAACATCCAAG ATTAGCAGCCGGAACTTGGACCGTGTGAGGAAGTTGAAGAGTGCTATGACAAGGTTGACTGGTCGTGTTCAAAAG GTCAGAGATGAACTTGAACAACTattggatgatgatgatgatatggcagatctttatttaacaaggaaatcAGCTGGTGCAACTTCTCCCATCAGTGGCTCCGGTGCACCAAACTGGTTTCCTGCTTCTCCTACAATTGCTTCGAAAATATCTAGGGCTAGCCGTGTTAGTGCTGCAACGGTTCATgggaatgaaaatgatattgagGAGCTTGAGATGTTACTCGAG GCATACTTTATGCAGATTGATGGCACACTTAACAGGCTTACCACG CTGCGTGAATACATCGATGATACAGAAGACTACATCAACATCCAG CTTGATAATCATCGGAACCAGCTGATTCAG CTGGAGCTCTTCCTAAGTTCTGGCACGGTTTGCCTTTCCGTATATTCATTGGTTGCTGGAATTTTCGGCATGAATATCCCTTATACATGGAACGATGATCATGGCTATATGTTCAAATGG GTGGTTATCCTTTCTGGAGTTGGTTGTTTGTTGCTGTTCTCCCTTATCGTTTCATATGCTCGATACAAAGGTCTGGTTGGGAGTTGA